In the genome of Nitrospirota bacterium, the window ATCCCCATAAAAGCGCAAGGCTCCGATATTTCAGGCCCTGATGTAAAAATACAGGGCAATGAAATTATTGTGAGTACAGTTTACCATGAAAAACCCGCCATGGAAACAGAGATAAAATCAGGGGTTGAGAAGGAACTTATCTTTTCGGTAGAACTCTTCAGGGTCTGGAGCTTCTGGCCTAACGAGTTTGTCAAGGGAAAAAATTTTCAAAAGATCATTCAGTATAATAATCTGAAAGAAAAATACTGGGCATCATCCTTTGATGGCACTTACCTGAGAGAAAAGACCTTCAAAGATTACAGTACAATGAAGAACTGGGTTTTTACGGTGAACGATGTAAAATTAGCAAATATAAAAGAACTCGAGCCTGGCAAGTATTTTGTCAGAGTCACAATTGAATCCAGATTAAGGAAACTCCCCCCTTTAATAGGTTATCTCCTGTTTTTTATACGTGAAACCGAGTTTAAAGTCAGCCAGGACTCACCCTCCTTC includes:
- a CDS encoding DUF4390 domain-containing protein encodes the protein MRNQSISLIVAVILSIFIPIKAQGSDISGPDVKIQGNEIIVSTVYHEKPAMETEIKSGVEKELIFSVELFRVWSFWPNEFVKGKNFQKIIQYNNLKEKYWASSFDGTYLREKTFKDYSTMKNWVFTVNDVKLANIKELEPGKYFVRVTIESRLRKLPPLIGYLLFFIRETEFKVSQDSPSFNIQENR